The segment AGGCAGCACTGCCCGTCAGCCGAGCAACCCCGGCTGACGCTGGGCGTTGCATGCAGGGCCGGGAGGCAGCGCTGGCCGTCAGCCGAGCAACCCCGGCTGACGGTGGGTGTTGCGTGCGGGCCGGGAGGCAGCGCTGGCCGTCAGCCGAGCAACCGCGGCTGACGGTGGGTGTTGCGTGCGGGGCCGGGAGGCAGCGCTGGCCGTCAGCTGAGCAACCGCGGCTGACGGTGGGTGTTGCGTGCGGGCCGGGAGGCAGCGTTGGCCGTCAGCCGAGCAGTCCGGCTGACGGTGGTTGTTGCTTGCTGGGCGGGACGGAGGCGGGCCGGGTCTCGTCGGGGGTCGGGGGTCGGGCGTCTGAGAGCCCGCCTTCGGCGCCGCCTGGCGGGGCCAGGGTACGGCGGCCGGTGACGTATGAGTTTCCGGACGCCGGCACACCCGTGGCGGGTGTAGGTACACCCGCCACGGGTGTGGCCGTTACCCGGGAGGTCTCCCGCTGCAGAGCGCCGGCACCGCGCGCGGTGTTCTGCCAGCGGTGCGGGTTCGGCTGGATCGAAAAGGGAGGGCTGGTGCGCGCCTGCACCGCGACCCGGCCGGCCATCCGGCACATCTCGCGCTCGAGGCGAGCGGCGGACGGCCGCCGACCCCGGACCGGCGGCGAGACCCCGACGCCGAAAGCCCTCTAGCGGTCAGCCGAACCACGCGGCTGGCGACCAGCGCTGCTTCGGGAGCTGCGAAGCAGCCCTGGGTGACAGCTGGGCTGCGACCCACAACGAGGCCAGGTGGTAAGGGGTGGGTGACAGCTGGGGAGTGGGGTGGGTGACAGTCGGGAGGGGGATGATCGGCGGGCAGGAGTGACGGCTGGGCGCAGGGGTGTGGCGGGGTTGCATAATGGCCGCGTGGCCGCCAATGTCATCGATGACCTTGAAGCTGAACAGCTGCGCCTGGAGTCGGTGCTGAGTCGGCTCGTGCCGGCTGACTGGCTTGCGCCGTCCGCAGCCGCCGGCTGGACGATTGCCGACGTCGCGCTGCATCTGGCGCAGACCGATGAGGCGGTGGCAGCCACCGTGCACGGCGACGGGAACGCGATCGAGTGGCAGCGTCTCGGCAGCACCGTGGACGAGGCGATGGCAGCGCTGGTCGCCGCCGACCGGACCGATCCGGCGGTGGTCTTCGACCGGTGGCGGGCCGCCCGCCGGGCCTGTGTGGAGGCGCTGCGGGCCGCCGACCCGGGCCAGCCGGTGCGCTGGGTGACCAACTGGATCAAGCCGCGCACCCTGGCCACCACCCGGCTGGCCGAGCATTGGGCGCACGCGCTGGACATCGCCACGCCGCTCGGCATCGACTATCCGGACACGATGCGCCTGCGGCACATCGCCTGGCTGGGGCACAGCACTCTCCCGTACGCATTCCGGCTCACCGGCCTGCCCACCGTGCCGGTGTTCTGTGATCTGACCGCGCCGGACGGCTCGTCCTGGCAGTTCGGCGACCCGGCCGCGGAGAACGTGATCGCCGGTGACGCCGGCGCTTTCTGCCGGGTCGGCGCCCAGCGCCTGGACCCGGAGGCGTCCGGTCTGCAGACCAAGGGACCGTACGCGGCGGAAGCCCTCCGGGTGCTGCGCAACTACGCTGCGGTGTGATGGATCCGTGGGGTGACGACGCGCGCTGGTATCCGGACATCGTCGAGGCGGGCGACGCCTCGGAGGCTTGGCGGGCGGAGTTCGAGCGGCAGGGCGTGACGTTCGACGTTCAGCCCGACGGCGACCTGAGCCGGCATCGCCGTGCCGGCGTTTCCAGTGGTGAGTTGCGGGCGGACCTGACGGCCCGCCGCGGGCAGCGCCAGTTCTACCTGGCACTGCGCACCGGCCGGTTCACGGCGCTGCAGGGGTTCGCTCCGGATCTGGCGGTGGCTGCGCAGGCGGCGCGGATGTGGCTCGCCGGGACCCGGCCGGGCGAGGTCGCGGCGGCTTTCCCGTTCCTCGGTTCGGTGGCGCTGGCCGAGGCCCGTGAGCGCGGCGACCGGGCGGAGTCGCGCTGGCTCTGGCTGTACGAGAATCACTGCGACGACCCGATCGGCGCCAAGCTGCGGGCGTTCGTCGCGCTGGCGTTCCACGAGCCGAGGCTGCGACAACCGCAGCCGTTCACCAGCCATTTCACGCTGGGCTTCGGCCGGGACCATCCGGTGGTCACCCCGGCGTCCACTGCGGATCGGTTCGTCGTTCGCACCCGGGACGGCCACGTGCACGAGGAGACCGACGCGCCCGGCGCGCTCCGGCTGGTGCTGGCCGACCTGCCGCCAACATGACATCATTGTTGTCATGAATGACAAGGGCGCAGCGCTGTACGAAGTCCTCCGCCAAGTCCGCCCCCTGGTGCTCAACTCGGCCCGGGCGGTCGAGGCGTCCCTGCGCCCGGAGCGGCTGACCGTCGGCATGCGCGCCGTCCTCGAGGTGCTCGCCGAGCACGGCCCGGCCCCGGTGCCGGCCGTCGCCGAGCGGCTCGATCTGGCCCGCCAGGGTGTCCAGCGGCACGTCAACGACCTGATCGATCTGGGTCACGTCGTCGCGAAGGAGAACCCGGCACACCGCCGCTCGGTGCTGATCACGCTGACTCCGGCCGGCGCCGAGTTGTTCGACCGCATCCGCGAGGACGAGCTCAAGACCCTGGCCGGCCTGGCCGCCGACTGCACCCCGGCGGAGATCGCCGCGGCGCTGAAGGTGCTGACCGCGCTCAACCGGGACGTCCGCCGGAGGACCGCATGATCTACGAGCTGACCACCGCCAACCGCCTGATGATCGCGGACTTCCTGGAATCCCTCGACGACGACCAGTGGGCGACCGAAACCCTGTGCGAGGGCTGGACCGTGCACCACATGGCCGCCCACTTCGTCCAGCCGATGCTGGTCGGCTTCGGGCGTTTCTTCCTGGCCGCGCTGCGGTATCGCGGCGACACCGACCGGACCGTCGACCACTTCACCCGGAAGCTGGCCCGGCGACCCCGCGACGAGCTGGTCACACTGCTGCGGGAACACGCCGCCGACCACGTGGACCCGCCGCGGGTCGGGCCGATGGGCCCGTTCGCCGAGACCTGCCTGCACCTGCGCGACATCGCCCGCCCACTCGGACTGGCCGCCGACGTACCGGCCGAGCACTGGCGCATCCTGTTGGACTACCTGACCTCGCCGCGGGTGGCGCCCGCTCTGGTCGCCCCGGGCCGCCTCGACGGGCTCCGCCTCACCGCCACCGACGCCGACTGGAGCAGCGGCGCCGGCGCCGAGGTGGCGGGCCCGATCGAGGCGATCGGCATGGCGATCACCGGCCGGGCAGTGGCCGTCAAGGACCTGCACGGCCCGGGCGCCGGCCGGTTAGCGCCATCACCGACAGCAGCTCGTAGAGGGCATGCGCCGCCGCGATCCCGGTGATCTCCGCGTGGTCGTACGCGGGGGACACCTCGACCACATCCGCGCCGACCAGGTTCAGTGCGGCGAAGCTGCGCAGGATGGTCAGCAGCTCCCGACTGGTCAGGCCGCCCGCCTCCGGGGTGCCGGTGCCGGGGGCGAACGCCGGGTCGAGCACGTCGATGTCGAGCGACACGTAGACCGGCCGCTGTTCGACCCGCTGATGGATCCGCTCGATGACGCCGCGGGCGCCGATGTCGTCCATCTCGTGGCTGTGCACGATCTGGAAGCCGAGCGCGGCGTCGTCGGCCAGGTCGGTCGAGGCGTACAGCGGGCCGCGGATGCCGACGTGCATCGACCCGGTCCGGTCGATCAGGCCCTCCTCGGACGCGCGGCGGAACGGGGTGCCGTGCACGTAGTCGGCGCCGAAGTAGCTGTCCCAGGTGTCCAGGTGCGCGTCGAAGTGCACCACGGCGATCGGGCCGCCGTGGCGTTCGGCCATCGCCCGCAGCAGCGGCAGTGCGATGGTGTGGTCGCCGCCGATCGTGACCAGGCGGGGCGCCCGCTCCAGGACGGAGCGGGCGCCGTGGTGGACCTGCTGTACAGCCGTGCCGATGTCGAACGGGTTCACCGCGAGGTCGCCGGCGTCGGCCACCTGCAGGGCAGCGAACGGCGACACGTCGGCGGCCGGGTTGTACGGGCGCAGCAGCCGCGACGACTCCCGGACGTGGGCCGGCCCGAACCGCGCGCCCGGCCGGTAGCTCACGCCCGCGTCGAACGGCACCCCGATCACCGCCACATCCAGGTCGGACACCTCGTCGGCGCGGGGCAGCCGGGCGAACGTGGCCGGCCCGGCGAACCGCGGCACCACGGTGGCGTCGATCTGACCGATCCGGCCGTTCTCGGTGATCCGTGGGTCGTTCATCGGCGGGCGACCCGGTGCACCGAGGCTCCGGCGTCGTCCACGACCTCCGGGGCGACACCGTCCGTGGCCGGCACCCCGCGGGGTCCGTCCGGTCCGAAGACGTAGCGGGGCTCGGGTACGGCGTACAGAAGAAGAAGGTAGGCCGCGGCAGCGAGGACCAGCGTGACCGGCAGGCTGATGTCCACGCCGCCCGCGCTGTTGCGGAACGGGCCCTCGATCAGCGGCGGATAGTTCGCGAACATCAGGCCCACGATCGCCGCCGGGATCCAGGCGGCCATGCCGCGCCAGTTGACGCCGGCGGTGAACCAATACCGGCCGCCGGTCCGTCCCTGGTTGAAGACCTGCAGGTCAGCCGGGTCGTAGTGGCCACGCCGGACGATGTACCCGATGGTCATGATGATCATCCACGGGGTGGTGCAGATGACGATCGCGCCGATGAACGCGTTCACGCTGTCGATCAGGTCGAAGGCGAGCCGGCCGACCAGGATGAAGACGAACGCGAGGACGCCGATGAACAGCGACGCCTGCACCCGGCTCAGCCGCGGGAAGACCGAGGAGAAGTCGAGGCCGGTGCCGTAGAGCGAGGTCACGCCGGTGGACATGCCGCCCAGGAAGGCGATCACCACGAGCAGGACCGTGTACCAGGCGGGGGAGACCTGCACGAGCGCGAAGATGTAGTCCTGTTCGCCGGAGACCAGGGTGGCGGTGCCGACGCCGAACAGGAACGGCACCAGGGTGGCGAGCTGGGCGAAGAAGGTCGCGCCCAGCAGCCGGGGTACGGGTGTGTCCGCCGGGATGTAGCGCGACCAGTCGCCGAGGAACGCGCCGAAGGAGATCGGGTTGCCCATCACGATCAGGGCGGAGAGCACGAACGTGGGCCAGAAGGAGCCGAGCGCGTACGCCTCCGGGCCGGGGTCGTAGCCGAAGTCGAACATCCCTGCGAAGGCGACGACGCCGAGGAGCATCAGTGCGGTGTTGGCGACGACGACGATCTTGTTGACGGCGAGCATGAGCTGGTAGCCGTACACGACCACGACGATGACCAGCGCGCCGAGCACCGCGTAGATGATGCCGCGGACCAGGTCGTTGTCCGGCATGCCGAACAGCCGGGTGAGCGCGCCGGCGACCGCGTCACCGCTGACCCACACCGAGATCGAGTAGAAGGCGATGGCGGTCAGCAGCGACAGGAACGAGCCGACCACCCGGCCGCGCACGCCGAAGTGCGCGCCGGATGAGACCGCGTTGTTGGTGCCGGTCTTCGGCCCGAACAGGCCCATCGGCATCAGGATGAGAGCACCGACCAGCAGGCCGGTCACCGTCGCCGCGACCGCCTGCCACAGCGAAAGACCGAGGAGTACGGGGAACGTGCCCAGGATGATCGTGGCGAAGGTGTTCGCCCCGCCGAACTGGATGCGGAACAGGTCACGGGGCCGGGACGTCCGGTCCTCGTCGCGGATCGTGTCGATGCCGTAGGTCTCTATCACAAAGGTCTTCGGGGTTTCGCTCACTGTCGACCGTCCTCGATACGGGGTTGAGCAGAAGCTAGACCCGAGTTGCCTCACAGGCAACACTTGTTGCTAAGAAGTTCGAAGGAGGAAACAATGCGCATCGTCGACCTGTCCATTCCGGTCGGCCCGGGCACGCAGGTCTACCCCGGCGACCCGGAAGTCCGTTTCACCCGGCACGCGACGGTCGACCGCGAGGGCTACAACCTGCTCCACGTCGAGTTCGGCTCGCAGACCGGCACCCACGTCGACGCGCCCTACCACTTCCGCGACGACGCACCGCGCATCGACGAACTCGACCTCAGCCTGTTCACCGGCCCCGGCGCGCTGATCGACGTCCGCGGAGCCGGGGCACGCGGGCGCATCACCTGGGAGCGCATCAGCGCGGCGGCGCCTCGCCTGGAGCCGGGCACGATCGCCCTGATCTGTACGGGGTGGTCAGCGCATTACGGCACCCCGGCCTACTACGACCACCCGTTCCTGGACGCCGACGCCTGCCGTCGCCTGCTCGACCGGGGGATCCGAACGTTCTGCATCGACGCGGTCAACCTCGACGAGACGCCCGACAGCGCCCATCCCGGCGAGGGCTACCCGGTGCACCACCTGATCGCCGAGGCGGGCGGAGTCATCGGCGAGAACTTCCGCAACCTGGAACTCGTCGACTTCCCGAACCCGCTGGTCTCCTGCCTGCCCATCGCCCTCTCCGGCGCTGACGGCGCACCGGTCCGGGCGGTCGCCATCGACCTACGGTGAGACGTTCCAGGCGGCCGGGATGATCACCCAGATCGCCTCGGCGGTGCGCTCCGCATCCGGGTTGACCCAGCTGTGCGGCTCCCGGCCGGAGAAGGTCAGCGAGTCGCCGGCCCCGAGCCGGACCGTGTGCTGGCTGAACAACACGTCCAGCTCCCCGTCGAGCACGTGCAGCACCTCGAGCTCGCAGTTCAGCGTGTACAGCTCGGCGCCGCCGGTGCCGCCCGGCTCGACCACCGACCGCACCACCTGCACCCGGGACTGCCCGCGCGGGGTGAGCAGCCGCTCGTCCGAGCCGTCCCCGGCCAGCTGGATCCGGGCCGCGTCACCGGCCCGGATCAGGTCGAACTCCGGCGCCTCGAACAGCGCGCCGACCGGCAGTGACAGCACCTCGCAGATGGTCACCAGCGTGGCCACGCTCGGGGACGTCTCGTCGCGCTCGATGCGGCTGACGAAACCCTTGCTGACCTCCGCGCTCGCCGCGACCTGGTCGATGGTGAGCCCCTGCCGCAGCCGGGCGGCCCGCAGCCGCGCGCCGATCTGCACCTTGCCGCTGGTCGGGGAGATCGGAAGTGGTTTCACGCCTGAACGATAATCTTCGCCCGTGATCGATGACTTCGCGACCTGGCTTCCCCTGCTCAAACTCATCCGGCTCGACCCCGGCGGCCACGCGGCCGGGCAGATCAGCCGTGGCTCCTGGAGCGTGCCGGTGCCGAAGCCGCAATGGGTTCCCGGCCGGGCCGCCCAGGTGTCCGACATGCAGGAGGAGTGGGATGCGGTCGGCCGGGTGCGGGACGCGCTGATCGCCGATGGCCGGGAGGGCCTCTCGTTCGTCGTGGAGGCGCAGGCGCCCGGACGCCGGGTGCTGCACCTGATCGACAACGGTCCTGCCGTGGAGACCGGGCTCGGGCCGTACCCGGGCTCGCTCGTCCTGGTCGACGGTGCCGTGCCGGAGCCGTGGCGGCGCCTGCCGGAGCCGGCGCCCACGGCGACCCCCGCGCCGTCAGCGGATCCGGGCCGGTTGGAGCGGACGCTGCGCGATCGGATCCCCGGCGCCATCGGGGCGACCGAGGCGGAGATCGCCGCGGCCGAGGCGCGTCTCGGTGTCGCAATGCCGGAGGAACTCAAGGCGCTCTACCGGGTGACCCGTGGGCAGTGGAAGGACTGGGGAGACGACTACGAGGCGGCGGAGCGGGCGTCGGACGCGGTCGGTTGCGAGCTGTTCCCGCTCGAAGAGGTGTACATCGCTGACGCGGCGTCCCGGCCGAGCCTCTGGCAGTTCGCTGCGACCGAGGCGGTGGTCACCCCGCCCGGCGCCGCGGTGCAGGGCCTCGTCGGCTCACCCGGCTGGATCGCCTTCGGCGACAACGGCGGCGGTGACCGGCTCGCCATCGATCTGACCCCGGGACCGGGCGGCCACATCGGCCAGATCATCATGATCGACCACGAGCAGAACATCAGGGCCGCACTGCTCGCCGAGTCGCTCACCGACATGGTGCTCAACGGGCGCCAGTCGTGGCGGTCCGAACGCACCGACGAGCCGCCGGTCGTGGCCCGGATCAACATCCGCAGTCTGCCGAGCATCGAGGCGGCCGTGGACCCGCGCCTGGAGGTGCTGGGCATCGGCGTCTGGCAGGGCGAGCCGCTGAGTCTCGTACCGGTGATGGGTCTGACTCGGCTGCGCACTTTGACCGCCTACCCGGGCACCCTGGCCGACCCGCTGGAGATCGGCCGGTTGACCGGCCTGGAATTCCTGCGGCTCGGGCCGCGGGAATGGCGGACCCTGCTGGACGCCGGCGCCCTGCCGCCGGGCCTGCTGGCCGCCGGCATCGAGGTGCCGGGCAGCCCGAACCCGCTGTCCATCGTGGAACTGGCCAACGAGATCCTCGGCCGCTTCGGCCGTCCACCGATCACCCGAACCGTCCTGGAGGGCTCGTTGCCCTGACATCGGCTTTCCGGTCCATGGTGGCGGTAGGCCGGCGAAGGTAGCTTGCGGTGTACATCAACATCACGCCGAGCGACGGGGGCTAACGTGCAGGCGAGGGCGAACGTGTATGAGGAAGCACTCCGCAGCATCAGCGAGGCGGCGCAGGCCTACGGCGTCGAGGACGACTCGGTGGTCCGCTACCGGTCCCGGATGCGCGAGTGCGGCCCGCTCGGGTACGCGGAGGGCGGCATGGCGTCCATCCTGGTGCGGACCGCGCAGGACCACCGCGCCGACTGCAGCCGGGCGGTCTGCCGAACCTGTGACGGGCTGAAAGCGGCGCTCACCGTCGCGCTGGCCGGCTGCCGCGAGCTGGTCGACATGGAGCTCGCCGAGATGGTCGGCCGGCGGCGGCCACGCCGGCCACGACTGTGGCACCGGTTCGCCGGGAACGGCAGGTGATCGCGGTGCCGGCCGAGGACACGCTGCCGCTGCGGACCAGCGCCATGGCGGAACACTTCGATGTCCCCGAGCCGGCCGTCGACCGGTACGCCCGGATCTTCGACGGGCTCCCGGCCCGGGAACAACGTCAGGTGCAGGTGATCGCCTTCCACGCCGCGGTCGTCAACCTGGCCGCCCGGCACACCGGCTGCCCGGCGGCCGAGTGCCCGACCTGCGACGACGTCCGGGAGGCCCTGGCCATCGCGATGGCGGTGGTCCGGACCGACATCACACCGAGCCTCAGCGCTTCCCGACAGCGGTAGGACGCACCACGAAGATCACCCGGTCGGGCGCGTCCTTCGGCGCGTCGGTGCCGAACGGCGCGTTGTACCGGTTGGCCAGCTCCATGTAGAACGCGCCGGTCGGGTCCGGCTCGATGCGCTCCACAACCCCGCGCACCTCGATGTAGCGGTACGGATTCTCCGGGTCGATGATCGAGATCGCGACGGCCGGGTTCGCCTGGATGTTCTTGAACTTGCGCCGGAAGTTCGTGTGGGTGAAGCGGATGACCTCACCGTCCCAGGCGTACCACATCGGATTGACCTGCGGGCTGCCGTCCTCCCGAACCGTGGCCAGGTCGGCGAAGAGCGGCCGCTCCAGCAGGTCACGAAGATCGTCCGGGATGATGGCGTTCGCAGTCGTCATGACAGCGACCCTATGCGATCACCATCCGAACTCGTACACCGTGGTCGACTCGTAGGTCTGGCCGGGGCGCAGCTCCGTGGTGGGGAACTGCGGGTGGTTGGGGGAGTCCGGGAAGTGCTGGGTCTCCAGGGCGAGGCCGTCGCCCTGGCGGTACAGGTGGCCGCTGGCTCCGGCGAACGTGCCGGTCAGGAAGTTGCCGGAGTAGAACTGCATACCGGGCTCGGTGGTGTGCACGGTCAGGCTTCGGCCGGTGCCGGGCTCGGCGACGTGGGCGACGACCCGCAGGCCGGCTTCCGGGTTGTTGAGCACCCAGTTGTGGTCGTATCCGCTGCCGTAGCGCAGCTGGGTGTGGTCCTCGCGGATGCGCTCGCCGATCGCGGTGGGAGTACGGAAGTCCAGCGGCGTGCCGTCCACCGGGGCGATCTCGCCGGTCGGGATGAGAGTGGCGTCGACCGGCGTGAAAGCGTCGGCGTCGATGCGCAGCACGTGGTCGTACACGTTGCCGGAGCCGTCACCGGCCAGGTTGAAGTAGCTGTGGTTGGTCAGGTTGACCACGGTCGCCGTGTCGGTGGTGGCCCGGTAGTCGATCCGCAGGCCGTTGTCGGCGGTGAGGCGGTAGGTGACCGTCACCCACAGCGTGCCCGGGAAGCCCTGGTCGCCGTCGGGGCTGACGTGGTGGAGCACCAGCGCGCCGTCGTCGGTGACCGTGGCCTCCCAGATCCGCTGGTCGAAGCCGGGCGTGCCGCCGTGCAGGCTGTTCGGACCGTCGTTGACCGGCACCTGGACCGCCAGCCCGTCGATGGTGAACTGTCCCTTGGCGATCCGGTTGCCGTACCGGCCGATGATCGCCCCGAAGTACGGGCCGGGGTTGTCCAGGTAGCCCTGGATCGAGGCGAAGCCGAGCGCCACGTTCGCGGTGTTGCCGCCCCGGTCCGGCACCTCGATCGACTGCACGATCCCGCCGTAGGTGAGGACGCTGACCCGCAGGCCGCTGCCGTTGCTGAGGGTGTACCGGTCGACCGCGCCGGCCGGGGTGGAACCCCACGCCTCCTGAGCGACGGAAACGGCATCCAGCGACATGACCGACATCAACTCCCGACTTGATCGTTACGGTGCGTGGCGGGAAGCATACCGGCTCACCGATGTCCGATCAGCCGGCTGCCCGCCTGACGAGATCGGCGATCCGCTTCTCGTCCGCAGCGGTCAGTTCGGTGATCGCGAAAGCGCTCGGCCACATGGTTCCCTCGTCGAGGTTCGCGATCTCCTCGAAGCCCAGCGTGGAATACCGCGTCTTGAACTTCGCCGCCGACTGGAAGAAGCACAGGACCTTGCCGTTCTTCGCATACGCCGGCATCCCGTAGTAGAGCTTCGGCGTCAACTCGGGTGCGCTGGCCCTGATGATGGCGTGGACCCGTTCCGCCAGGGCACGATCGGCCTCCGGCAACTCGCCGATCTTCGCTAGCACGGCGGCCTCGGGATCGGCCTTGCTCTTGCCGCGACGGGCCGCCTTCACCTCGGCGGCACGCTCCTTCATCGCGGCCTTCTCCTCGTCACTGAACGCCGCGGGTGTCTTCTCAGCCATGCGCTCCATGCTAGGAAGCCGGGCCGGAGCTGCGCTTCTTGAAAGCTGATCAGAGTGCAGTCGCCTTGCCGATCACCGCGTTCGCCAGGAGGCGGTCGGCGAACGGCAGGCCCGCCCCGCGCAGCACGGTGCGGCGCAGCCAGCGCTGGGCGGGCGTGCGCGGGACGAACCAGCGGGTGCCGCGACGGGCCCGGTCCTGGGTTGCGGTCACGAGAGGGCGCAGCGTCTGCTCGTACCCCAGAAAAGCCGCATCGATCGATGCGCGGCTGGTCAGCTCGCGCGCCAGCACGCTCGCGCCGGCCACCGCGAGCGAGGCGCCCTGCCCGGCCAGGAGCGAGACGGCGTACGCGGAATCGCCCAGCAGAACCACCCGGCTGCTGCTCCAGGCCGGGACGATCGCCTGCGCGACCTGGTCGTAGTAGACCTCGCCGGACGGCGGGCAGGCGGCCAGCGCCCGCGGCGCGATCCAGCCCAGGTCACCGTATTCGTCGCGCAGCGCCGCACGGACGTCGGCGGGACGCGTGGGGTCGTCGGCCGGATGCACCGCGAAAACCGCCACCCGCCCGTCGCGCAAGCCGTAGAACCCGAGCGTGTGGTGCAGCGTGTCGGTCATGCAGAACCGGCCGGCGACCTCGGCGTGCGCGACGGGATCGTCGAACGTGTACGCCGCCGTGTGGAAACCGAGGTAGTGGACGTGATCGCGTTCCGGGCCGAAGGTCAGGGCGCGGGTCGCCGAGTGGATGCCGTCGCAGCCGGCCAGCAGGTCGGCGGTGAGGGTCTCGCCGTTGTCCAGCGTGACGGTGACGCCGTCCGCCCGGTTGTCGATCGCCGTGAGTCTGCGGCCGTAACGGACGTCGACATCGCTGATCAGGGCCTGCTCCAGATCGGGGCGCATGATGCTGACGACACGGCCGCCGGCGGCGCGGGCGAACTCGGAGTATTTCAGGCCGGCGCGGCGGCGGCCGGTGTCATCGCAGTAGGCGAGCTCGTCGACCCGGTAGCCGAGCTGCTGGATGCGGGGCAGCACGCCCATCGCCTCGGCGGCGTCGTAACCTGGACCGAAGAAGTCGATCATGTAGCCGCTGGGGTGCGG is part of the Actinoplanes sp. NBC_00393 genome and harbors:
- a CDS encoding MarR family winged helix-turn-helix transcriptional regulator, translated to MNDKGAALYEVLRQVRPLVLNSARAVEASLRPERLTVGMRAVLEVLAEHGPAPVPAVAERLDLARQGVQRHVNDLIDLGHVVAKENPAHRRSVLITLTPAGAELFDRIREDELKTLAGLAADCTPAEIAAALKVLTALNRDVRRRTA
- a CDS encoding SMI1/KNR4 family protein, with the protein product MIDDFATWLPLLKLIRLDPGGHAAGQISRGSWSVPVPKPQWVPGRAAQVSDMQEEWDAVGRVRDALIADGREGLSFVVEAQAPGRRVLHLIDNGPAVETGLGPYPGSLVLVDGAVPEPWRRLPEPAPTATPAPSADPGRLERTLRDRIPGAIGATEAEIAAAEARLGVAMPEELKALYRVTRGQWKDWGDDYEAAERASDAVGCELFPLEEVYIADAASRPSLWQFAATEAVVTPPGAAVQGLVGSPGWIAFGDNGGGDRLAIDLTPGPGGHIGQIIMIDHEQNIRAALLAESLTDMVLNGRQSWRSERTDEPPVVARINIRSLPSIEAAVDPRLEVLGIGVWQGEPLSLVPVMGLTRLRTLTAYPGTLADPLEIGRLTGLEFLRLGPREWRTLLDAGALPPGLLAAGIEVPGSPNPLSIVELANEILGRFGRPPITRTVLEGSLP
- the speB gene encoding agmatinase; the protein is MNDPRITENGRIGQIDATVVPRFAGPATFARLPRADEVSDLDVAVIGVPFDAGVSYRPGARFGPAHVRESSRLLRPYNPAADVSPFAALQVADAGDLAVNPFDIGTAVQQVHHGARSVLERAPRLVTIGGDHTIALPLLRAMAERHGGPIAVVHFDAHLDTWDSYFGADYVHGTPFRRASEEGLIDRTGSMHVGIRGPLYASTDLADDAALGFQIVHSHEMDDIGARGVIERIHQRVEQRPVYVSLDIDVLDPAFAPGTGTPEAGGLTSRELLTILRSFAALNLVGADVVEVSPAYDHAEITGIAAAHALYELLSVMALTGRRPGRAGP
- a CDS encoding DUF6193 family natural product biosynthesis protein codes for the protein MDPWGDDARWYPDIVEAGDASEAWRAEFERQGVTFDVQPDGDLSRHRRAGVSSGELRADLTARRGQRQFYLALRTGRFTALQGFAPDLAVAAQAARMWLAGTRPGEVAAAFPFLGSVALAEARERGDRAESRWLWLYENHCDDPIGAKLRAFVALAFHEPRLRQPQPFTSHFTLGFGRDHPVVTPASTADRFVVRTRDGHVHEETDAPGALRLVLADLPPT
- a CDS encoding maleylpyruvate isomerase family mycothiol-dependent enzyme, encoding MIYELTTANRLMIADFLESLDDDQWATETLCEGWTVHHMAAHFVQPMLVGFGRFFLAALRYRGDTDRTVDHFTRKLARRPRDELVTLLREHAADHVDPPRVGPMGPFAETCLHLRDIARPLGLAADVPAEHWRILLDYLTSPRVAPALVAPGRLDGLRLTATDADWSSGAGAEVAGPIEAIGMAITGRAVAVKDLHGPGAGRLAPSPTAARRGHAPPRSR
- a CDS encoding helix-turn-helix domain-containing protein, which codes for MKPLPISPTSGKVQIGARLRAARLRQGLTIDQVAASAEVSKGFVSRIERDETSPSVATLVTICEVLSLPVGALFEAPEFDLIRAGDAARIQLAGDGSDERLLTPRGQSRVQVVRSVVEPGGTGGAELYTLNCELEVLHVLDGELDVLFSQHTVRLGAGDSLTFSGREPHSWVNPDAERTAEAIWVIIPAAWNVSP
- a CDS encoding purine-cytosine permease family protein, whose translation is MSETPKTFVIETYGIDTIRDEDRTSRPRDLFRIQFGGANTFATIILGTFPVLLGLSLWQAVAATVTGLLVGALILMPMGLFGPKTGTNNAVSSGAHFGVRGRVVGSFLSLLTAIAFYSISVWVSGDAVAGALTRLFGMPDNDLVRGIIYAVLGALVIVVVVYGYQLMLAVNKIVVVANTALMLLGVVAFAGMFDFGYDPGPEAYALGSFWPTFVLSALIVMGNPISFGAFLGDWSRYIPADTPVPRLLGATFFAQLATLVPFLFGVGTATLVSGEQDYIFALVQVSPAWYTVLLVVIAFLGGMSTGVTSLYGTGLDFSSVFPRLSRVQASLFIGVLAFVFILVGRLAFDLIDSVNAFIGAIVICTTPWMIIMTIGYIVRRGHYDPADLQVFNQGRTGGRYWFTAGVNWRGMAAWIPAAIVGLMFANYPPLIEGPFRNSAGGVDISLPVTLVLAAAAYLLLLYAVPEPRYVFGPDGPRGVPATDGVAPEVVDDAGASVHRVARR
- a CDS encoding maleylpyruvate isomerase family mycothiol-dependent enzyme, translating into MAANVIDDLEAEQLRLESVLSRLVPADWLAPSAAAGWTIADVALHLAQTDEAVAATVHGDGNAIEWQRLGSTVDEAMAALVAADRTDPAVVFDRWRAARRACVEALRAADPGQPVRWVTNWIKPRTLATTRLAEHWAHALDIATPLGIDYPDTMRLRHIAWLGHSTLPYAFRLTGLPTVPVFCDLTAPDGSSWQFGDPAAENVIAGDAGAFCRVGAQRLDPEASGLQTKGPYAAEALRVLRNYAAV
- a CDS encoding cyclase family protein, coding for MRIVDLSIPVGPGTQVYPGDPEVRFTRHATVDREGYNLLHVEFGSQTGTHVDAPYHFRDDAPRIDELDLSLFTGPGALIDVRGAGARGRITWERISAAAPRLEPGTIALICTGWSAHYGTPAYYDHPFLDADACRRLLDRGIRTFCIDAVNLDETPDSAHPGEGYPVHHLIAEAGGVIGENFRNLELVDFPNPLVSCLPIALSGADGAPVRAVAIDLR
- a CDS encoding PPOX class F420-dependent oxidoreductase, which gives rise to MTTANAIIPDDLRDLLERPLFADLATVREDGSPQVNPMWYAWDGEVIRFTHTNFRRKFKNIQANPAVAISIIDPENPYRYIEVRGVVERIEPDPTGAFYMELANRYNAPFGTDAPKDAPDRVIFVVRPTAVGKR